A single genomic interval of Agarivorans aestuarii harbors:
- a CDS encoding methyl-accepting chemotaxis protein, protein MNRFGFKSSLLSAMASMLVLSLLVTSYLSYTLIKDQITDSLLRDIHHTIDQKTQEIETSFQRTTDAVNQLAKLYKEKGITDNHVAMTEYTARLGGVYKVIIGFDDGSSFVSKASESFPNGVGRSDKYDPRTRPWYKAAKRSSSLSLSDVFFTRSDGVPMVGVMHPINNGIIMADLRFDHLQKELSSLGEIAGASGLVLDKSGLVLASTNEQVKQKDNIADVDVFAGVYQGIVGQDEAIQTVEVNGQATLFVSQRVKLLDDNEWYVMIAVDEAIAFAPLKATSYKMASIITAATLVSVIILLLVLNQLYQPIIKLRNLVTELGEGSGDLTQRLEVKTDDDIGIIAKGINGFIAQLQAMLLEINTARSKLSSGIDTLDKHSKSSSDILQQHTNETTQIVAAIEELSNTAELVAGNTSAAAKYTTEANQSGEDSVKTIKSTQQKIEALASEIHETSSNVENMNNETSSIQNIVEVIGSIAEQTNLLALNASIEAARAGDQGRGFAVVADEVRALASRTQSSTSEIEQALAKLKQEASLVVSSIGSTEHTCSDTVDEADKTSTSLQKLGDFIHQINELNSQVSTSASEQNIVIQEINKSMHQIHDMVEKLNSEGQSQRSETQSIAAINHELGAMISQFKL, encoded by the coding sequence ATGAATCGCTTTGGCTTTAAATCAAGTTTGTTGTCGGCAATGGCATCTATGCTTGTTTTATCTCTACTTGTAACAAGTTACCTCTCATACACGCTAATAAAAGATCAAATTACCGATAGTTTGCTACGTGACATTCATCATACTATTGACCAGAAAACACAAGAAATCGAAACCTCTTTTCAACGCACTACCGATGCGGTTAATCAGCTCGCTAAGCTGTATAAGGAAAAAGGCATTACCGATAACCACGTTGCCATGACCGAATACACTGCCCGTTTAGGCGGCGTATATAAGGTGATTATTGGTTTTGATGATGGTTCGTCGTTTGTGTCTAAGGCTTCTGAGTCTTTCCCCAATGGCGTAGGTCGCTCAGATAAATACGACCCACGCACTCGCCCTTGGTACAAAGCGGCTAAGCGCAGCAGCAGCCTATCGCTAAGTGATGTGTTTTTTACCCGTAGTGACGGCGTGCCAATGGTGGGGGTAATGCACCCCATCAACAATGGCATCATCATGGCCGATTTACGTTTTGACCACCTACAAAAAGAATTGAGTTCTTTAGGTGAAATAGCCGGAGCCAGTGGCTTGGTGCTGGATAAAAGTGGATTGGTGCTAGCTTCTACCAATGAGCAGGTAAAGCAGAAAGATAACATTGCAGATGTAGATGTGTTTGCTGGGGTTTATCAAGGCATTGTTGGCCAAGACGAAGCGATACAAACCGTTGAAGTGAATGGTCAAGCTACCTTGTTTGTTAGCCAGCGGGTTAAGTTGCTGGATGACAATGAATGGTACGTAATGATTGCCGTTGACGAGGCAATTGCCTTCGCACCTCTTAAAGCCACCAGTTACAAAATGGCCAGCATTATTACCGCCGCGACGTTGGTGTCGGTGATTATTTTGCTGTTGGTATTAAACCAACTGTATCAACCAATTATTAAACTGCGTAACTTGGTGACTGAACTTGGCGAGGGCAGTGGAGATTTAACCCAGCGCTTGGAAGTAAAAACCGACGACGACATTGGCATTATTGCCAAGGGCATTAACGGCTTTATTGCCCAATTACAAGCTATGTTGTTAGAGATTAACACTGCTCGTTCTAAACTATCTTCAGGTATCGACACCTTAGACAAACACAGTAAAAGCAGCAGCGATATTCTGCAGCAACATACTAACGAAACCACCCAAATTGTTGCCGCGATTGAGGAACTGTCGAACACCGCAGAGCTAGTGGCGGGCAATACTTCGGCGGCGGCTAAATACACCACCGAGGCGAATCAAAGCGGTGAAGACTCGGTGAAAACCATTAAGTCTACTCAACAAAAAATTGAAGCCTTAGCCAGTGAAATTCATGAAACCTCTAGCAATGTAGAGAACATGAATAACGAAACTTCGAGTATTCAAAACATTGTAGAGGTGATTGGTAGCATTGCTGAGCAAACCAACTTGCTTGCACTAAATGCTTCTATTGAAGCGGCAAGGGCAGGGGATCAAGGGCGCGGTTTTGCGGTAGTGGCCGACGAGGTGAGAGCCTTAGCAAGCCGTACTCAAAGTAGTACCAGCGAAATAGAACAGGCCTTAGCCAAACTTAAGCAAGAGGCAAGTTTAGTGGTCTCGTCGATTGGCAGTACCGAGCATACTTGTTCAGATACAGTAGACGAAGCCGATAAAACCTCGACCAGTTTGCAAAAGCTAGGCGATTTTATTCATCAAATTAATGAGTTAAATAGTCAGGTCTCTACTTCTGCCAGCGAGCAAAACATTGTGATTCAAGAGATTAATAAGAGCATGCATCAAATTCACGACATGGTTGAAAAGCTAAATAGTGAAGGGCAAAGCCAACGTAGTGAAACTCAAAGCATTGCCGCGATTAACCATGAGCTAGGCGCAATGATAAGCCAGTTTAAACTCTAG
- a CDS encoding STAS domain-containing protein — protein MKMQLTTSSQGNLTASIVGAFDAESCAEHKATFEGICSDAASKLVVVNMSQVEFLDASGIGALVFMFKRINAAGGQLVLLGAQQQPRDLLVMLRVDHIITMIDTLASQADSAETLPSIAA, from the coding sequence ATGAAAATGCAACTAACTACTTCAAGCCAAGGAAACCTTACCGCTTCTATTGTTGGCGCATTTGATGCTGAGTCTTGCGCTGAGCATAAAGCGACCTTTGAAGGTATTTGTAGCGATGCGGCTAGCAAATTGGTGGTTGTGAACATGAGCCAAGTAGAGTTTTTAGACGCCTCTGGCATTGGCGCCTTGGTATTTATGTTTAAACGCATTAATGCGGCAGGCGGTCAACTTGTGTTACTTGGCGCTCAACAACAGCCTCGAGATTTGCTGGTTATGCTTCGTGTAGATCACATCATTACCATGATTGACACCTTAGCTAGCCAAGCGGATAGCGCTGAAACTTTACCTTCAATCGCCGCTTAA
- a CDS encoding OmpA family protein, translated as MRSIIIPVLLTMTTACTAWPEQGRGGFAEHQHAILAWMDGDTGTTDLRELGPEHGLQFEAVLVKHQLDLLVLEGAELCFPASVTQARMQQQRILRELEGGLTFDAANDLEIQQHFLNMLEKRLDRVTESGACQTDRLGHIQSSQLMVSISDALNSNNQFAFDSSELTPAYRDQLRNLTPIIAASKVSLIVTGHSDSKGDSDYKQRLSLARANAVAEFMTELGMNEQLIEVAAVADSQPYLEGSSDAVRHSNRRVTISVIDADSNILAQHAARAH; from the coding sequence ATGCGTAGCATTATCATCCCCGTATTGTTAACCATGACCACAGCTTGTACCGCCTGGCCAGAACAAGGACGCGGTGGTTTTGCCGAGCATCAACACGCTATATTGGCTTGGATGGACGGTGACACTGGTACCACCGATCTTCGCGAGCTGGGCCCAGAACATGGCCTGCAATTTGAAGCCGTATTAGTAAAACACCAGTTAGATTTATTGGTGCTTGAAGGCGCAGAGTTATGTTTTCCTGCATCGGTGACTCAAGCACGTATGCAGCAACAACGCATTTTGCGAGAGCTAGAAGGCGGCTTAACCTTTGATGCCGCTAATGACCTTGAAATTCAACAGCACTTTTTAAATATGTTGGAAAAGCGTTTAGACCGCGTAACCGAAAGTGGCGCCTGCCAAACCGACCGCTTAGGCCACATTCAATCTTCACAGTTAATGGTAAGCATTAGTGATGCACTCAATAGCAATAACCAATTTGCTTTTGACTCTAGCGAGCTTACGCCGGCTTACCGCGATCAGCTTCGCAACCTAACCCCGATTATTGCCGCCAGCAAGGTTTCGCTAATTGTTACTGGCCATAGCGATAGCAAGGGCGATAGCGACTACAAACAGCGTTTATCTTTAGCTCGCGCCAATGCCGTTGCAGAGTTTATGACCGAACTCGGCATGAACGAGCAGTTAATCGAAGTGGCTGCAGTGGCCGATTCACAACCTTATTTAGAAGGTAGCAGCGATGCTGTTCGCCATTCTAACCGCCGCGTCACCATCAGTGTTATTGATGCTGACAGCAACATCCTCGCTCAGCACGCCGCGCGTGCACATTAA
- a CDS encoding polysaccharide biosynthesis/export family protein — protein sequence MKFFKLCKYIVAAWMLFGFVMSIVFSAQAQAAKPQVQAGDVVRIILPGEASLDKSFEVGRKGRLILPEVGPIMVSGFTEAQMQEKIKRELSKAYRDLAGLKVLLEERRIRISVLGFVGQPGEVVLAQGAGVQMAIQAAGGLRSGAQLDRMQLRRDSLDETQVFNYKRYLDSGDLSVLPELESLDVLFVPASPKIGNVAVDFDPKALNDKGDAAEDRTAVKVFGEVYNPGSFSFKESASLVDMLMRAGGVTRYASVEQIRVIIDSEPQLFNLKRYLDTGDSNLLPSLSAGTTIFVPKQEEEIKAGANTVYVMGEVFKPGAYEGNKSAGFLDVLANSGGPTRFAETRQIRVIRSNGLVERFDLQSFTEGRIAQLPEISAGDAIFIPEKTDLNEKSWTKVSPNRAVKVMGEVNRPGRFEWANEMNLMDLLAHAGGPKPNADMAKITVLFSDANGNTRSVNFDLNAYLNGEISNNSMPRIVAGTTIMVPQLPDDPSDNKSQWVRQRSEDSIYVFGQVVAPGRYRFDPSMHFLDILAAADGPAEQADISNVRISHRNGKHSRVSKLDLAMYFETGDESLLPQVVPGDSIYIPEKDRNWLSEKKESTVRVLGSVNKPGRYRFNDDMTLLDLLAEAGGVDSDGFPEKITVVNLSCCKDQARTFNLLEFSKTGDFGMLPVIRAGDTVYIPSREESGWHKARQGMEDVFRIVTISALLGFL from the coding sequence ATGAAATTCTTTAAATTATGTAAGTACATAGTGGCAGCATGGATGTTGTTTGGTTTTGTAATGAGCATTGTATTTAGCGCCCAAGCACAGGCCGCGAAGCCACAGGTTCAGGCGGGGGATGTAGTAAGAATTATTCTGCCGGGCGAAGCTTCACTTGATAAGAGTTTTGAAGTGGGACGAAAAGGCCGCTTAATTTTGCCAGAGGTTGGCCCAATCATGGTGTCGGGTTTTACCGAAGCACAAATGCAAGAAAAGATTAAGCGCGAATTGTCTAAGGCTTACCGCGATTTAGCTGGCTTAAAAGTATTGCTAGAAGAGCGCCGCATTCGCATTAGTGTGTTGGGCTTTGTTGGCCAGCCAGGTGAAGTAGTACTAGCTCAAGGGGCTGGCGTGCAAATGGCGATTCAAGCCGCTGGTGGTTTACGCTCTGGTGCGCAATTAGACCGGATGCAACTGCGCCGTGACAGCTTAGATGAAACTCAAGTATTTAACTACAAACGCTACTTAGATTCTGGTGATTTAAGTGTATTGCCAGAGCTAGAGTCGCTAGACGTTCTGTTTGTTCCTGCCTCACCAAAAATTGGTAATGTAGCGGTAGATTTTGACCCTAAAGCGCTAAACGATAAAGGCGATGCGGCGGAAGACCGTACCGCAGTAAAAGTGTTTGGCGAAGTATATAACCCCGGTAGCTTTTCCTTTAAAGAGTCAGCTTCACTAGTAGATATGCTAATGCGCGCGGGTGGGGTAACTCGTTACGCCAGCGTTGAGCAAATACGCGTGATTATTGATAGCGAGCCGCAACTGTTTAATCTAAAACGTTATTTGGATACCGGTGACAGCAATCTTCTACCTAGCTTAAGCGCTGGCACCACCATTTTTGTGCCAAAACAAGAAGAAGAAATTAAAGCCGGGGCTAATACCGTTTACGTAATGGGTGAAGTATTTAAGCCCGGTGCTTATGAAGGTAACAAATCAGCCGGCTTTTTAGATGTGCTAGCCAACTCTGGCGGCCCAACCCGTTTTGCAGAAACCCGCCAAATTCGGGTCATTCGCAGCAACGGCTTGGTAGAGCGTTTTGACTTGCAATCATTTACCGAAGGTCGAATTGCTCAGCTACCTGAAATTTCAGCCGGTGACGCCATATTCATCCCTGAAAAAACTGACTTAAATGAGAAGTCGTGGACCAAGGTTTCGCCTAACCGCGCGGTAAAAGTTATGGGTGAAGTAAACCGCCCTGGCCGTTTTGAGTGGGCCAACGAAATGAACCTAATGGACTTGTTAGCCCATGCTGGCGGCCCTAAACCTAATGCCGACATGGCAAAAATCACCGTATTGTTTAGCGATGCTAACGGTAATACTCGCTCGGTTAACTTTGACCTTAACGCCTACCTAAACGGCGAAATCAGCAATAACAGCATGCCGCGCATTGTTGCTGGAACCACTATTATGGTGCCGCAACTACCTGATGACCCAAGTGACAACAAATCACAGTGGGTGCGTCAGCGCTCAGAAGATTCAATATATGTGTTTGGTCAAGTGGTTGCGCCAGGTCGCTACCGTTTTGACCCAAGCATGCACTTCCTAGACATTTTGGCAGCAGCCGATGGCCCAGCCGAGCAAGCCGACATTAGCAATGTGCGAATTAGCCATCGCAACGGTAAACACTCTCGCGTTTCTAAACTGGATTTGGCGATGTATTTTGAAACCGGTGACGAGTCTTTACTGCCACAAGTGGTGCCTGGTGATTCAATCTATATTCCTGAAAAAGATCGCAACTGGTTGTCGGAGAAAAAAGAGAGCACCGTGCGTGTTCTTGGCTCGGTAAACAAGCCTGGTCGCTACCGCTTTAACGACGACATGACCTTATTAGACCTGCTAGCCGAAGCCGGTGGGGTTGATAGCGATGGCTTCCCCGAGAAAATCACCGTGGTAAACCTGTCTTGCTGTAAAGACCAAGCCCGCACCTTCAACTTACTTGAGTTCTCTAAAACCGGTGATTTTGGCATGTTGCCTGTGATTCGTGCTGGCGACACCGTGTACATTCCATCACGTGAAGAGAGCGGCTGGCATAAGGCTCGTCAAGGCATGGAAGATGTGTTCCGCATTGTCACCATTAGCGCATTGTTAGGCTTTTTATAA
- a CDS encoding phosphate/phosphite/phosphonate ABC transporter substrate-binding protein, with translation MFFIIQSAKGHRIPLSKKQQELFELKDKHYKAKRRMQIKATVLLVCLLLVILFALVSKAEAKTYTFGIVPQQSATRLALQWSPLLEAVSQHSGHLLEFKTAPSIAEFEKRLAQGQYDFAYMNPYHYQVYSEQPGYQAFAKSKDKKLSGIIVVSKESDTTINNVRDLDSQSMAFPAPNAFAASVVLRGYLAQQEIDFNPFYVGSHDSVYRAVAAGLYPAGGGIPRTFQSSTVKDQLRILWESPGFTPHAIAAHPNVEAPVLAAVQQAFLSMGQDEAQQSLLKALNMKGFVAANDAEWDDVRELGIGDTHH, from the coding sequence ATGTTTTTCATAATACAATCGGCAAAAGGACATCGAATACCATTGAGTAAAAAGCAACAAGAATTGTTCGAGTTGAAGGATAAGCATTATAAGGCCAAGCGCCGTATGCAAATTAAAGCCACGGTACTATTAGTGTGTTTATTGCTGGTGATTTTATTCGCCTTGGTGTCTAAAGCCGAAGCAAAAACCTACACCTTTGGTATTGTACCGCAGCAATCTGCGACTCGTTTAGCCTTGCAGTGGAGTCCGCTTTTGGAGGCTGTTAGCCAACATAGTGGTCATCTCTTAGAGTTTAAAACTGCACCAAGTATTGCCGAGTTTGAAAAGCGCCTAGCCCAAGGGCAATACGATTTTGCCTATATGAACCCTTATCATTATCAGGTGTATTCAGAGCAACCTGGTTACCAAGCTTTCGCAAAATCAAAAGATAAAAAACTTAGTGGTATTATTGTGGTAAGTAAAGAATCTGATACTACTATCAATAATGTGCGAGACTTGGATTCTCAATCAATGGCTTTTCCTGCACCCAATGCGTTTGCCGCTAGTGTGGTGCTTAGAGGTTACTTAGCTCAACAAGAAATTGATTTTAATCCGTTTTATGTTGGGTCGCATGACTCGGTTTATCGGGCTGTGGCTGCGGGTTTATACCCTGCTGGTGGTGGTATTCCGCGCACTTTTCAAAGCAGCACGGTTAAAGACCAATTACGCATACTGTGGGAGTCGCCAGGCTTTACCCCTCATGCCATCGCAGCACACCCCAATGTGGAAGCGCCAGTGTTAGCCGCTGTGCAGCAAGCGTTTCTTAGTATGGGGCAAGATGAAGCGCAACAAAGCTTACTTAAAGCCTTAAATATGAAAGGTTTTGTTGCCGCAAATGATGCCGAGTGGGATGATGTGAGAGAGCTTGGGATAGGCGATACTCACCACTAA
- a CDS encoding PAS domain S-box protein — MTFSFKAKTVLGVALIEAVLLGVLVYSSIGWLYDSNELQVEQHSRMMSSLFASTTKNAIITTDLATLDSLTSEFSAQKDIAYVIIKDQSDRLLSKAGVDPLSNPRENPDLGDHEHSVFVTENVVEIGGRIYGNIEIGIYDHGLHGLISEASSFGVSIALLEIALVALFSFLLGSYLTRQLGDLRDAAKTITQVGPGIQLKVKGKDEISEVSNAFNTMSAALEKSHIEFKQAIETQEKLALELKQNQSILKATIASAMDAVITTDRHGHVLEFSQSAERMFGFTREEIVGKDLASFVVPEAFREAHRQGLKHFRKTGEAPVLGQRLELPALHKEGHEFLSELTISSVEVGDDTVFTAFMRDISDKKRTEQELQLAAEAFDANEAIFITNQHAEIVRVNQAFTRITGYSAEEALGQTPSILSSGEHDKAFFDNMWQYLKQDGVWSGEIVNLRKNGERLPEWLSISSVKNPEGEITHYVAHFTDLSEQKAVEQSLERAKHDAEAASLAKSRFLASMSHEIRTPLNAIINMYQILKETDLSLEQQGFVDTGNEAGHTLMALVNNVLDFSKIEAGQLEFNNEWFSATDTLESIVKLFNTTAQQKALKFELDVADEILPEYFGEPLRFRQIVFNLMGNAVKFTSKGGVSLGLKATQPYGVELTVSDTGIGISKEDKERLFEEFYQVDSGATKRYSGTGLGLAITRQLVEKMGGEVSVESEVGRGTTFTVNLPFRGRHAPVIQLDEMAEQTEPEQSVVEDARVLLVEDSAMNRAVVTQVLKDFVKELSCAENGQVAVELCEHNEYDVILMDMAMPVMDGLAATRAIRAASGPNQETPILAMTANAFAEDKQACFSAGMNDFITKPIDIPLLRAKLVQWYSEAPIRSQLSEPLISTIPEQTTVSNNADKPKANLQVASETKTAAVLEQDLSVLVDKKVLEQLVKDAGTEALPLMLSLLYQETEQQRITIKQAFEEQLFDDVALAAHTLKGNVATFGGERLRQLALAIEIAGKASDAEALANTVPQLDNAVEQTINAIKQFEKTVCA, encoded by the coding sequence ATGACATTTAGCTTTAAGGCAAAAACAGTTCTGGGCGTCGCTTTAATTGAAGCCGTGCTGTTAGGCGTGTTGGTATATAGCAGCATTGGCTGGCTGTATGATTCAAATGAACTGCAAGTTGAGCAGCACAGTAGAATGATGTCCTCTCTGTTTGCCTCTACCACTAAAAACGCCATTATCACTACCGATTTAGCTACCCTCGATAGCCTTACCAGCGAATTCTCCGCACAAAAAGACATTGCCTACGTCATCATCAAAGACCAAAGCGATCGTTTGTTATCAAAGGCAGGCGTAGATCCCTTATCTAACCCTAGAGAAAACCCCGACTTAGGAGACCATGAACACAGCGTATTTGTTACCGAAAATGTCGTTGAGATTGGTGGGCGAATATACGGAAACATAGAAATTGGCATTTATGATCATGGCCTGCATGGGCTTATTTCTGAAGCGAGCTCTTTTGGAGTAAGTATCGCTTTATTGGAAATAGCTCTAGTGGCGCTGTTTTCGTTTTTATTGGGCTCTTACCTTACTCGCCAGCTGGGCGACTTAAGAGATGCCGCCAAAACTATTACTCAAGTTGGGCCAGGTATTCAACTTAAAGTGAAAGGCAAGGATGAGATATCCGAGGTATCTAATGCGTTTAACACCATGTCGGCTGCGCTGGAAAAGTCCCATATTGAGTTTAAGCAAGCCATTGAAACACAAGAAAAGCTAGCTTTAGAGCTTAAGCAAAACCAATCAATTTTAAAGGCAACTATCGCTTCGGCCATGGATGCGGTTATTACCACCGATAGACACGGCCATGTATTAGAGTTTAGCCAAAGTGCCGAAAGAATGTTTGGCTTTACTCGCGAAGAAATTGTTGGAAAAGATCTGGCAAGTTTTGTGGTACCAGAAGCGTTTCGTGAAGCGCACCGTCAAGGCCTTAAGCATTTTAGAAAAACCGGTGAAGCACCAGTATTAGGCCAGCGCTTAGAGTTACCCGCGTTGCATAAAGAAGGTCATGAGTTTCTTTCGGAGTTAACGATTAGTTCTGTAGAAGTGGGTGACGATACTGTATTTACCGCGTTTATGCGTGATATCTCAGACAAAAAACGCACTGAACAAGAGCTGCAATTGGCCGCCGAAGCCTTTGATGCTAACGAAGCCATTTTTATTACTAATCAACACGCCGAGATTGTGCGGGTTAACCAAGCTTTTACCCGTATTACGGGTTATAGCGCTGAGGAAGCCTTAGGCCAAACCCCTTCAATATTAAGTTCTGGCGAGCACGATAAAGCGTTTTTCGACAATATGTGGCAATACCTAAAACAAGATGGTGTGTGGTCGGGTGAAATCGTTAATCTTCGAAAAAATGGCGAACGTTTACCAGAGTGGTTAAGTATCTCGTCGGTTAAAAATCCAGAAGGTGAAATTACTCATTATGTGGCTCACTTTACTGATTTAAGTGAACAAAAAGCAGTGGAGCAATCACTAGAGCGAGCCAAGCATGATGCAGAAGCCGCAAGCTTAGCTAAAAGCCGTTTTTTAGCTAGCATGAGCCACGAGATCCGCACCCCGCTAAATGCCATTATCAACATGTATCAAATACTTAAAGAAACCGATTTGAGCTTGGAGCAACAGGGTTTTGTAGATACTGGAAATGAGGCCGGACATACACTAATGGCCTTGGTGAATAATGTATTAGATTTTTCTAAAATTGAGGCTGGTCAGTTAGAGTTTAACAACGAATGGTTCTCGGCCACCGATACCTTAGAAAGCATCGTTAAGTTATTTAATACCACGGCTCAGCAAAAGGCCCTGAAGTTTGAGTTAGATGTGGCGGATGAAATACTGCCTGAGTATTTTGGTGAACCACTGCGCTTTAGGCAAATTGTATTCAACCTAATGGGGAACGCAGTTAAATTTACCTCCAAGGGCGGAGTGAGCCTGGGGTTAAAAGCAACTCAACCTTATGGTGTAGAGCTTACTGTTAGTGACACTGGTATTGGCATTAGTAAAGAAGATAAAGAGCGCTTATTTGAAGAGTTTTATCAAGTGGACAGTGGTGCTACCAAACGTTATTCCGGTACCGGATTAGGCTTAGCAATTACCCGCCAATTAGTTGAGAAGATGGGCGGTGAGGTGAGCGTAGAAAGTGAAGTAGGGCGGGGCACTACATTTACGGTGAATCTGCCCTTTAGAGGTCGCCATGCCCCTGTTATCCAATTAGACGAGATGGCGGAACAAACAGAGCCTGAGCAATCTGTAGTAGAAGATGCCAGAGTACTGTTGGTTGAAGACAGCGCAATGAACCGTGCGGTAGTGACCCAAGTACTTAAAGATTTTGTTAAAGAGTTAAGCTGTGCTGAAAATGGTCAAGTTGCTGTTGAGCTTTGCGAGCACAATGAGTACGACGTGATCCTTATGGACATGGCAATGCCCGTAATGGACGGCTTAGCTGCAACTCGTGCCATTCGAGCAGCCAGTGGGCCTAATCAAGAAACCCCGATTTTGGCGATGACTGCCAATGCCTTTGCTGAAGATAAACAAGCCTGTTTTTCTGCAGGTATGAACGATTTTATCACTAAGCCTATCGACATCCCCTTGTTAAGGGCTAAACTGGTTCAGTGGTATAGCGAAGCACCAATTCGCTCGCAGCTCAGTGAACCACTTATATCAACGATACCAGAGCAGACAACAGTTAGTAATAACGCTGATAAACCTAAGGCGAACTTGCAGGTTGCTTCAGAGACAAAAACAGCAGCGGTGCTAGAACAAGACTTAAGTGTGTTGGTTGATAAAAAAGTGCTCGAGCAGTTGGTAAAAGATGCCGGAACAGAAGCGCTACCGTTGATGCTTTCTTTGTTGTATCAAGAAACTGAGCAGCAGAGGATAACCATAAAACAAGCTTTTGAAGAGCAGCTTTTTGACGACGTAGCATTAGCCGCTCATACCCTAAAGGGCAATGTAGCCACTTTTGGTGGCGAGCGTTTGAGGCAACTAGCATTAGCGATTGAAATAGCCGGTAAAGCATCGGACGCAGAAGCATTAGCCAATACTGTGCCGCAATTAGACAATGCCGTAGAGCAAACAATTAACGCCATTAAACAGTTTGAAAAAACAGTGTGCGCTTAA